The Candidatus Methylomirabilota bacterium genome segment GCCTCGGCCTCGGCCGTCCGCTCGGCTTTGAGCATGTCGCGATAGCCGGAGAGGGCCGCGACCTCGTCGATCAGGGCCGGCACGGCCAGACTTTCGCGGAGGGCGCCAAGCTTGGCGATGAGCTTTCCGAAATCCTCGAGGGCCCGTCGCGCCTTGGCCGTCAGGTCGGGCGAGGGCGCCGCGCTGGCCGTGAGCAGCGAGAGGCCGCGCGCCCGGGCACTCTCGGCGAGCCGGTCGAGCGTGGCCTTGCCGATCCCACGGCTCGGCGCCGCCACCGCGCGTCGGAAGGCGACATCGTCCAGGGGGTTGACCACCAGACGCAGATATGCGAGGAGGTCCTTGACCTCGCGCCGCTCGTAGAAGCGCACCCCGCCCACGATGACGTAGGGGATGCTGGCCCGGCGCAGCGCATCTTCCAGGACGCGGGATTGCGCATTGGTGCGATAGAAGACGGCCACGTCGCGATAGTCCGCCCCTGCCGCGTGCTGCGAGCGGATGGTCTGGGCCACCCAGCCCGCTTCCTCGTTCTCGTCCCAGGCGCGGTAGACCTGCGCCCGGTCGCCCTCGGCATTCTCCGTCCACAGACGCTTGTCGCGCCGCGCGGCATTGTGGGCGATGACGCCGGAGGCGATATCCAGAATGCGCTTGGTCGAGCGATAGTTCTGCTCGAGGGGGACGACCAGGCAGTCGGGAAAGTCCTTCTCGAAATCCAGGATGTTCCGGAGATCGGCGCCCCGCCAGCGGTACACGGACTGGTCGGGGTCTCCCACCACGCAGAGGTTGCGGTGGGCCTCGGTGAGGAGCTGGACGATGCGGTACTGCGCGCGATTGGTGTCCTGGTACTCGTCCACGAGCACGTGCGTCCACAGGGTCCGGTACCACTCCCGCGCCTCCCGCGAAGTCTCGAGGAGTCGGACGACGAGGAGGAGCAGATCATCGAAATCGACGCCTCCCGCGGCCTTGAGCCGTTCTTCATAGACGCGATAGAGCTGGGCCATGCGCTCCTCGCGCGGAGTGCGGGCCAGCCGCTCGACCTCTTCCACGGCGAGCATGTGGTTCTTGGCGTGGCTGATGCGGTGGACCACCGAGGCGGGCGTGGTCTGGCGCTCGTCCATGTCGAGCTCGCGCATCGCCTCCTTGACGATGGTGAGCCGATCGTCCTCGTCGTAGATCACGAAGGAGGGGGGCAGGCCCACGAGGGCGGCGCGCGCGCGCAGGATGCGCACGCACGTCGAGTGGAAGGTGGCGATGAGGGGGGGCCGGATGCCCGCGGGCACGACCAGATCCTCCACGCGCCGACGCATCTCCCCCGCCGCCTTGTTCGTGAAGGTGACGGCGAGGACGTGGCGCGGGTCTATGCCTTCGACGCCGAGAAGCCACGCGATCCGGTGGGCGATCACCCGCGTCTTGCCGCTGCCCGCGCCGGCCAGGACCAGCACGGGCCCCTTGGTCGCCTGGACGGCTTGACGCTGGACGGGATTGAGCGAGGCAAGGATGGTCTCGGGAGCGACGGTGCCGCGCATGGAAGCTCACGATATCACAGGGGCGGCCGCGCCGCCCCGCTCCGCTCCGCTCAGACTAGACGTGCGTACTGGGCCAAGTTGCGAGCCAGATTTACCCAGCCCTCGCCTCGGCCTTCGCCCTCAGCTCGAAGAACCACGCCCGAGGGAGCCTGCAACGCGAGGCGTACCGTATGTACGTTGAGCGTTGCAGGCGACCGAGAACGTGGGATTTCGAGCTGAGCGGCCCAGCCGCGAGGCGAGAGCTGAGTAGAGTTGGCGAAGTAAATTGGCCCAGTACGCTACTCGACGGTGACGGACTTGGCGAGGTTGCGCGGCTGGTCGACGTCGCGGCCGAGGCGAACCGCGAGATGGTAGGCCAGGAGCTGGAGGGGCACGGCCATGATGATGGGGGAGAGGAGCTCGGCGGAGACGGGCACGGTGAGCACCCGCGAGACGCGCGCTACGATCTCCCGATCGCCCTCGTGGGCGAGGGCGATGACGCGCCCCTCGCGCGCGCGCACCTCCTCGATGGTGCCCATCATCCGATCGTACGAGCCGTCCCTCGGGGCGAGCGCCACCACCGGCATGCCGTCGTCGATGAGGGCGATGGGCCCGTGCTTCATCTCCCCGGCGGGGTAGCCCTCGGCGTGCAGATAGGAAAGCTCCTTGAGCTTGAGCGCGCCCTCGAGGGCCATGGGGTAGTGAATGCCCCGCCCGAGGAAGAGAAAGTTCTTGTAGCCGGCGAGGTCGCGGGCCAGCTCCGCGATGGCCGGCTCGCTCTCGAGGACGCGCTCGAGGAGGCGCGGCAGCTCGAGCAGGCCCTGGATGTGCTTGCGGCCATCCTCGGCCGGAATGGCCCCGCGCCGGCGGCCGAGCCAGAGGGCCAGGAGGTAGCAGGCGGTCAGGGTCACCGTGAAGGTCTTGGAGGAGGCGACGCCGATCTCGGGCCCCGCGTGCGTGTAGAGCAGCCCCGTGGACTCGCGGGCGAGGGCGGAGCCCACCACATTGGTGATGCCGACGATGGGGGCGCCCTTTTCACGCGCCGCCTTGACGGCGCCGAGCGTGTCCGCCGTCTCGCCAGATTGGGACAGCGCGACCACCAGCGTCTCGGGGCCGAGCACGGCGTCCCGGTAGCGGTATTCCGAGCCGAGGTCGACCTCCGCCGAGATCCCGGCCAGCCGCTCGATCAGGAAGCGCCCCACGAGCGCGGCGTGGTATGAGGTGCCGCAGGCGACCAGGACCACGCGCTGCAGTCTCTCCACGATCTCGGGATCGAGCCCGATGTCCGGCAGCACCACCGTGCCGCCCTCGGGGGAGACGCGGCCGCGGAGCGTGTCGGCCACCGCCCGCGGCTGCTCGTAGATCTCCTTGAGCATGAAGTGGCGGTATCCGCCCTTCTCCGCCAGGATCGGGTCCCAGAGGATGCGGGTGGGCGTGCGCGACACGGGCGCACCCGCGAGGTCGGTGATCTCGACTCCGTGGCGGGTGATGACCGCCACGTCGCCGTCTTCCAGGATCACCACGTCGCGCGTGTGGGCGAGCAGGGCGGGGATGTCGGAGGCGAGGAGCGTCTCTCCCTGCCCGAGCCCGACCACCACACTGCCCGCGCCGTGCTTGGCCGCCACCAGCCGGTCGGGCGTCTGCTTCGACAGCACCCCGATGGCATAGGATCCCGAAAGCTCGCGGAGGGCCCGGCGCACGGCCTCGTCGAGCCTCGGGGTATCGTGAAGGTGGCGCTCGATGAGGTGCGCGATCACCTCGGTATCGGTCTCCGACGTGAACACGTGTCCTTCCGCGGCCAGCCGCTCCTTGATGGGCAGGTAGTTCTCGATGATGCCGTTGTGCACGACCACGAGCGTGCCCGAGCCGTCGGTGTGCGGGTGGGCGTTGTCATCGGTGGGCCGGCCATGCGTCGCCCAGCGCGTGTGCCCGATGCCGATGCTGCCCTTGACCGGCCGCTCGCGCAGGATGCCCTCCAGCACCTTGATGCGGCCGGCCGCGCGCCGCACTTCGAGCCCCGCGGCGCCCAGCACGGCGATGCCCGCCGAGTCGTAGCCGCGGTACTCGAGACGCTTGAGGCCGTCCACGATGAGCCCCACCGCGTCCTTGTCGCCGATATAGCCGACGATGCCGCACATGGCTCAGGCCTTCCCCTCCGCCTTGCTCTTCTTTCCTTGTCGCTTGCGCGTGGCCCAGCCTTCGCGAATCTCTTGCTTGCCGCGCGCCACCGCGAGCGCCCCCGGAGGCACGTCCTTGGTGATCACGGAGCCCGCGCCGACATAGGCGCCCTCGCCGATGGTGACCGGGGCCACCAGGCTCGAGTTGGTCCCCACGAAGGCCCCGGCCCCGATCACCGTCTCGTGCTTGTGCACGCCGTCGTAGTTGCACGTGATGGCGCCCGCCCCGACGTTGGCGCCGGCGCCCACCGTCGCGTCGCCGACATAGGAGAGATGCGGCACCTTGGCGCCGCGCCCTATCCGCGACTTCTTGAGCTCGACGAAATTGCCGATGCGGGCGCCCACGCCGACGTGCGAGAGGGGCCGGAGATGGCAAAAGGGGCCGAGCTGGGCCTCGGCCTCGACGAGAGCCTCGGAGAGCACGCAGTACGGCCGGAGGGTGACGCGATCGCCGATGCGACTGGCGCTCACGTGACAGCCCGTGGCCACCGTGCACTCGGCCCCGATGGTCGTGGCGCCCTCCAGGATGACGCCAGGATAGATCACCGTGTCGGCGCCGACCGTCACCGTATCGTCCACGTAGGTCGCCGACGGATCCAGGATGGTCACCCCCGCGGCCATGAGGCGATCGAGCGTGCGCCGCCGGAGGACGGCCGCCACCTCCGCGAGCTGGCTCCGATCGTTGATGCCGAGGCATTCCCGGGGATCCGTCGCCTTGACCGCTTCGATGGTCGCCCCGCTTCGGGCCAGGATACCGATCACGTCGGTCAGGTAGTATTCGCCCTGCTCGTTCTGGGGCACGACCTGGCCGAGAGCGGACCAGAGAGACTTGGCGTCGAAGCAGTACACGCTGGTGCCGATCTCGTGGATGGCTCGCTGAGCGGGCGTGGCGTCTTTGTCCTCGACGATGCCCACGGGGCGGCCACCCTCACGGATGACTCGACCATAGCCCGTGGGATCCGGCAGCTCCGCCGTGAGCAGAGTGGCCGCCGCCCCCGTCTTCCCGTGATGCTCGACGAGGGCCTGGAGCATCTCCCGCGACATGAGGGGCTGATCCGCCGGCAGGACGAGGACGGCGCCCTCCCCGCAGGCGCCACGCGTCTGGAGCACCGCGTGCCCGGTGCCGAGCCGCTCCTTCTGCTCGACGTAGACGAGATCCTGCGCCTCGCCCACGGTGGCCCGGACCTCGGAAGCTCCGCGCCCGATGACCAGGACCACCTGCGCGCCGAGGGCGCGGCCGAGCCGCACCGGATAGTCGATGAGCGGGCGGCCGGACACGCGGTGAAGCGCCTTGGGAAGCTTCGAGCGCATGCGCTTCGAATCGCCGGCCGCCAGGATCACCGCAGTGAGCACGCTCATGACCGTGAACTAGGTTAGCACGGGGCGTGCCAAGCATCGGAGACCCCGCACGGTGGGCTGCAAGTGACGGGTTGACGAGACCTTATCGACCGCCGTCGACATGCCAAGGGGTATGTGGGGGATCACCGAGGACGAAGATGAGACAGGATCCTGACAATCCTGGTGGGTAGAGGAGACGCGAGCTCCACCAGCTCGCCCGTGACGGGATGGAGAAACGACAGCCCGGCGGCATGGAGCGCCACGCCCTCCAGACCCCGCACGAGCTCCTCGGGCAGCGTCTCGCCGGACCGCGCGCGACGGCCGCCATAGGTCTCGTCACCGAGGAGGGGGTGGCCCATCGACGCCAGATGCACCCTGATCTGATGCGTGCGCCCCGTCTCGAGCCGGCACTCGAGAAAGGTCGCGGTCCGAAAGCGCTCGAGCACGTGAAAGCGGGTGACGGCCCGCCGGCCCGTCCCCTCCCGCGCCACCGCCATACGCACTCGCGACTTGGGATCGCGGGTGAGCGGGGCGTCGATCACGCCGTCCTCTCGCCGGATCACGCCGTAGGCGAGGCAGAGATACCGCCGCGAGACGGTGCGGCGCTGGAGCTGCGCGGTGAGCGAGTCATAGGCCTGAGGCGTCTTGGCCAGCGCGATCAGCCCCGAGGTGCCCTTGTCGAGTCTATGCACGATGCCGGGCCGCCGGGGACCGCCCACCCCCGCCAGACCCGGCGCATGCGCCAGGGCGGCGGCGGCCAGTGTTCCCGAGCGCGCGCCCGCGCCCGGATGCGTCACCATACCCGCCGGCTTGTCCACGACAAGGACGTGGTCGTCCTCGAAGACAATGGTCAGGGGAATCGCCTCCGGGACCATCTCCTCGGGCGGGGGAGGCGGAATCTCGGCCTCCACCCGCTCTCCCGGACGGAGCCGGCGCGAGGCCTTGAGGGCGGGCGCATCGTCGACGCGGATGCGGCCCGCATCCACGAGCGCTTTGATGCGGGTGCGCGAGAGATCGGGCAGCCGCTCGGCGAGCCAGAGGTCGAGGCGCCGGCCCGCCTCGGCGCGTTCGACGGTGGCCGCCACGCGTCGGGCGGCCGCGCCCGTCATGCGCGCGGGGGCGAGGTCATCAGCATGCGCAGGGCCAGGAGGGCCACCCCCACGCTGATGGCGGAGTCCGCCACATTGAAGGCGGGCCAGTGCCAGCCGCGCCAGTAGAAATCGAGGAAATCCACGACGGCCCCGAAGCGCGCCCGGTCGATGAGGTTGCCGGCGGCTCCGCCGAAGATCAGTCCCATGGCGATGGCCGCCGGTTTCCCGCCATCCGGCAAGAGCCTCACCGCGAGAGCGGCGAGCACGCCCAGTGCGCCCAGAGACAGGACGGCCACCACCCACCGCCACGTCGGCGGCACCGCCGAGAGCATGCCGAAGGCCAGTCCGGGATTCATGATGAGCGTGAGCGAGAAGAATCCGTCGATCACCGGGAGGGGAACGCCGGAGGGCAGGCGGGTAAGGGCCAGCCACTTGGCCACCTGGTCGAGGATCACGACGATCCCCGCCAGGGCCGCCACGAGCTTCATGCGCGCGCGCGCACCACCGGCAGGCAGCGCCCGCACAGCGCCGGGTGGGCGGGATCGGCGCCCACGCCCTCGCTCCAGGTCCAGCAGCGCTCGCAGCGCTTCCAGCCGAGGGCGGCGGCGGGGATGACCTCGAGCACGAGCCCGGGAATGTCCTGGCCCTCGTAGCGGGTGACGCTGTCCGCGGGCGGGGCGGCGCTGAAGCGCACGGCCGACACGTTGAACAGGGTGGCGAGGAGCGCGTCGCCCTTGGTCTCGAGGAGCGGCCGCCACTCCTCCTCCGGAGCCGAGACGATGAAGACCACCGCGTCCACGGCCTTGCCGATCCGCCCCTGCTGGCGCGCCGCCTCGAGGGCCCGCGAGACCTCGCCGCGCACCTCGAGCAAGCGCTCCCACTCCCCGCGCAGCCGCTCGTTGATCCACTCCCCGCGCTCCTCGGGAAAGGTGACCAGATGCACGCTCTCGGGCTTGCCGCGGCCCGGGATGTGCGACCACACCTCGTCGGCCGTGAAGGTCAAGACGGGGGCCAGGAATCGCGCGAGGGCCGTGAGGATCTCGAAGCACACGGTCTGCGCCGCGCGACGCTTGGGATCGTCCGGAGCCGACACGTACAGCCGGTCCTTGATGATGTCGAGATAGAGAGCCGAGAGGTCCACCGCGCAGAAATTGTGCGCGGCGTGGAAGACCACGTGGAATTGATACTCCTCGTAGGCCCGCCGCGCGCGCGCGATGAGCTCGCCCAGGCGCAGGAGGGCCCAGCGATCGAGCTCCTCCATGCGGTCGTAGGAGACCCGATCGCGCTCGGGATCGAAATCGGCGAGGGTGCCGAGGAGGAACCGGCAGGTATTCCGGATGCGTCGATAGGCATCGGCGAGCCGGTTGAGGATCTCGTCGGAGAGTCGGACGTCCTCGGCATAGTCTTCGGCCGCGACCCAGAGACGCAGCACGTCGGCCCCGAACTTCGGCATGAGCTCGTCCGGGGCGATGTTGTTGCCCTGGGACTTCGACATCTTCCGGCCATCACCGTCCACCACGAATCCATGCGTGAGCACGGAGCCGTAGGGCGCGCGGTCGCGAGTGCCCACCGCCTCGAGCAGCGAGGAGTGGAACCACCCGCGGTGCTGGTCCGAGCCCTCCAGATACATCTCGGCCGGCCATCTCAGCTCCGGACGCTTCTCGAGCACGGCCGCGTGGCTGCAGCCCGAGTCGAACCAGACGTCCAGAATGTCGGTCTCCTTGCGGAACTCCCCCCCGCCGCATTTTCCGCAGGCCGTGCCCGCGGGCAGCAGGTCCTTGGCATCCCGCGCATACCACTCGTCGGCGCCCGTTCCCGCTTCCATGATGCCGGCCACGTGCTCCACCACGGCCTGGTCGAGCAGCAAGGTCTCACAGCCCGCGCAGTAGAAGGCCACGATGGGCACACCCCACACCCGCTGGCGCGAGATCACCCACTCGGGCCGATGGGCGACCATGTTGTAGATCCGCTCCTCGCCCCACGCGGGGATCCAGCGCACATGGTTCCGGATGGCGTCGAGGGCCCGCTGGCGCAGCCCGTTCTTGTCGAGCGCGATGAACCACTGTTCGGTCGCGCGGAAGAGCGTCGGGTTCTTGCACCGCCAGCAATGCGGATACGTATGCTCGACGACCACCTGGGCGACCAGGGCGTTCCGCGCGCGCAGGAGGTCGATGATCTTCGGATTGGCCTCCCACACCGTCATGCCCGCGAAGACCGCCACCTCGGGCAGGAAGCGCCCGTCGTCGTCCACGGGGTTGTAGATCTTGAGTCCCGCCTTGCGCCCGAGCTCGTAGTCCTCCTCGCCGTGACCGGGGGCGATGTGGACGAGCCCCGTGCCCGTGTCCATGGCCACGAAGTCCGCGCCGAGGACGGGCACCTCGCGATCGATCCACGGATGCCGCGCCACCGAGCCCACGAGCGCCTCACCGGGGAGGGCGACGTCGGTCGGCCGCGTCCGTCCCTGGAGACCCGGGAGGGCGGAGAAGGCCTCGGCGAGCGGGCGCGCCACCACGAGGGCCTCGCCGTCCACCTCCAGCGCCGTATAGGTCGCCCCCGGATGGACCGCGATGGCGAGGTTGGCGGGAAGCGTCCACGGAGTCGTGGTCCAGATGACCAGAGACGCGCGCCGGTTCCCCAGAGCTCGCTTCAGCTCAGCCGAGGGCGAGACGAGCGGGAACTTGACGTAGACCGAGGGCGTGGTCTGCTCCTCGTACTCGACCTCGGCCTGGGCCAGGGCCGTCTTGCAGTACATGCACCAGTGCACGGGCTTGAGGCCCTTGTGCACGAGACCGCGTCCGACGAAGCGCCCGAACTCACGCACGATGGTCGCCTGGTAGGCCGGCGCCATGGTCCGGTATGGATCCTCCCAGTCGCCGAAGATACCCAGGCGCTTGAACTCCTCGCGCTGGATGTCGATGAACTTGGCGGCGTACTCGCGACAGCGCCGCCGCTTCTCGATCGGGTCCATGGCCTGTCGCACGTCCACGCTCGCCGTGTCGAGGCCGAGCTCCATGTCCACCTGGTGCTCGATGGGCAGCCCGTGGCAGTCCCAGCCCGGCACGTACGGCGAATTGTGTCCCAGCATGCTCCGGGACTTGACGACGAAGTCCTTCAACACCTTGTTGAGCAGGGTGCCCATGTGGATGTGGCCATTGGCATAAGGTGGGCCATCGTGGAGGATCCACAGCGGGCGCGTGGCCGACGCCTTGCGCAGACGTCCATAGATGTCCATCTCCTCCCAACGCTTGAGCATGTCGGGCTCGAGCTTGGGCAGATTGGCCTTCATGGGGAAGGACGTCTTCGGAAGGTTCAGGGTGTCCTTGTAGTCCATTGAGGTCAAAACGTAACACCGATAGGCGTTTAGGGCAAGGAACGCCCCTCGGGCTACGCCCAAAATTCTGCCGACAGAGGCCGCTCGGCGCCTTTCGTGGCGGCGCACAATCCGCCGACACAGGTTCCTCGACGTCTTTCGTGGCGGCGCACAATCCGCCGACATCGGCCTCTCGATGTCTTTCGTGGCGTCCACTCAGAGGTTCTCCGAGGTAAGCCGACCTTCCCCCGTGAGGGGGACATCATGAACCGTGAAAACGTGAAGCCAATGCAGAGCACCCGGGCCACCTGGGGTCTCTTCCTGTTCTTGGGATTGCTGATCTTCTCTGGTTGCGCCTCGGTGGGATCAAGCTCCCAGTCCGCCGGTCAACCGATGGTCTTCCAGAAGGGGCAGGTTGCTCCGCAGGCGTATCTCTCGTCCGTCATCGTCGTCAAGGGCGGCTGCCAGCCCTTCGGTGCGGCCTGCACCATCGCCGGTCCGACGGGCGCCACCATCATCCTGCCGCGGGTAGAAGGCATGCCGGAGTGGCTGTACGAGGTCTTCGCCCACGAGATGTGCCACGCGCTGGCCGGGGTGAAGGGGCACACGGGCAAGGCCGACCCCTGTCACAACGAAGACGGCGGCGTCATCCGCGCCCACGCGGCCCAGGTAGACCTGACAAGCTTCCGCCCCCGCTAGCAGGCGGGCTGAAAAAGGCCCATCTGCGGCGATGAGCGCTTGCGCGAAGAGACCCCCTGCTCAATCAAAGTGATTCGCCGCCAAGTGACTCAATGACGGCGCCCTCGGTCGCACGCTCAACGTACAGAGAGTACGCCTCGCGTGCGGATCGACTCAGCCCTCGTCTCGCGTCGGCCAGGGGCCGGCGCTCAACTCGAAGGGCGGGGCGCCGCCTCGCATCTGGACCTTTTTGAGCCGCCTGCGCAGTAGGCGGAGAGCGTAATCAGGCGGGGCGAAGCTGCCTCAGACCTTCGGTCTGCTTGGCCTTGCAGGCTGGACAGATGGCATGCGTGAACTGCAGGCCTGAGCGCTTGCCCAGATAGCTCTCCACCTTCTCCCAGAAGTTTCCATCGCTCCGGACCTGCCGGCACCACGCGCAGATGGGAATGAGGCCCTGGAGCTGCTGGACGTGGGCGAGCGATTCCTCGAGGGCGAGGATGCGATCGGCCAGCTGCTGCTGCAGGGTCACCATCCGCACTCCGACGGAGACACGGGCCCGCAATTCCTCGGCCTCGAACGGCTTCGTGATGTAGTCGTCCGCTCCGGCTTCGAAGGCCGTCACCAGGTCGTCCATCTGGCCTCTCGACGTCAACACGATGAGGTAGGTGGGGACGGCCGCGCCCGCCTCTCGGACCTTGCCGCACACCTCCAATCCCGTCATCTTGGGCATCATCCAGTCCAGGATCGCGAGGGAGGGAGCCTCCGGGCTGCTCAAGATCTGCCAGGCTTCGGAGCCGCTGGCCGCCGCCACCAGCTCATGGCCTGCCTTGGCGAGGATCACCTCGAGCATGCGGCGCGTGAGCCGATCGTCGTCGGCGATCAGGATCTTCACCGGGTCCGCCTCACAGACTCTTCCAATCGAAAGAGCTGAGAAAGGCGGCGGCCCTCGTGATCTCCAGCTCGAAGGCGTCGCAGACAGTGGCCGCTTCCCCGAGCTGGCCGGCCCGGCCCATGGTCTCGAGCTCTCCGGCCAGCGCGAGCGCCTTCTCGGCGCAAAGGACCCCGAGCGGACCTCGCAGGCTGTGGGCCGACCGGAACGTCTCCTGACCGTCGCCGCGCCGGATGGCCGCCGTCAGGAACGCCACACGCTCTGACAGATCTTCCAGGAAGGTGTCGACCAGCTCTTTCAGGAGATCCTTGTCGCCTTCGACTCGGCCGAGGGCGAGCGACATCCGCACCGGCGCGTCGTCCACCTGTCCCGCGGTCCGCCCCGGCATCTCGCCCTCCCATGAGTCGAGCAAAGAGAAGTTGGATTGGCCCATGGAGATTGTGCACTGCCGGTGCCAAGCTCGACTCGCCAGGGTTATTGATGAGTTCGCCGACTCGGTCGACGGACCTTGACGGAAGGCGGCACGACCGGTGACGAGGAATGCCACTTCCGTCAGCTCGTGACGGCCGGGCTCTTCTTCAGCCGCCTGCTCAGCAGCGGGTGACGTGAGCGGAGACGGCGAGCCAGGTCCCGTTGCGGCGCGCCCAGATGTCCGTGTAGCGGCCGGCGCCGGGTTGGCCGTCGGGACGCGCGTAGGTGGTGCGGGCGTGGATGATGGCGATGTCGCCCATGAGGCGGATGTTGACGTCGTGGGCCTGGAGGTTCGAGATCTTCACGGGCTGCGCCGTCTGCTTCAGGAAGGCCTCGCGATCGATGAGGGTGCCGTTGGGATTGGAGCACAGGAAGTCCTCGGCCAGGATCTGGTCGAAGCGGCGGACGTCGCCGGCCTGCACGGAATTGATGTAGTCGCGGTTCAGAGTCTGCAGGACTTCGAGATCTGACCGGGACGCGGTGGTGGTGGCCATCTGATCTCCCTCCAGCGCCTCGCTACCGTTTGGCGGCAGGCGGGCGGCGAATCTCCTCGATGGCCCGCGCGTAGCCCGAGCGGAGCACGGCCGTGTCCGAGGAGTAGTTGACGATGGTGGCGCCGAGGGCGATCATCTCGCGCACGCCCTCCACGCTGTCGATGGCCATGGAGACCACCTTGCCGTGCTTGCGCGCGGCCTCGGCCAGACGGACGCGGTAGTCGCGCAGCGCGTCCTTCTGGGCGGGCGTGCCGAGCACGCCCAGGTCCTGGGCCAGATCGGTCGGCCCGATGGTCAGCGCGTCGATGCCCGGCACCGAGGCGATCTCGTCCAGCCGCTCGAAGGCCTTCTTCGTCTCGAGCATGGCCGTGACGTGCACGCGCGCGTTCGCGGTCGCCATGTGCTCGCCCGGCGGTGACGTGCGGTACTGCGTGTGGGGGCCGAAGCCGTACATGCCGCGCTCGCCCAGGGGGGCGTAGCGACTGCACGCGGCCACGGCCGCCGCCTGCTCCGGCGTGTCGATCTGCGGGATGTGAAGGTTCCACACGCCCGCGTCGAGCAGCCGCGTCACCCACTCACGATTGCCTTCGGGAGGACGCACCACCATGGGAAAGTCGAGCGCGCGCGCCAGCGTCGCCATGTCGGCGACCGTCTCCATCGAGAAGGGCGAGTGCTCCATGTCGACGCGGACGAAGTCGAGACCCGCCGCCTGGAGCAGGGTGAGCACGGCGGGTGTCCGGATCATGGTCACCCACGTGCCAATCTGCACCTCGCCGCGCTCGGCGCGGGAGCGATACTTGTTTTCATTCATGTCTCTGGCCTCGCTTGTTCATGAACGCACCCGGGTCCTGTACTCCCCCTGATCCACTCAGCCCTCGCCTCGCGGCTGCGCCGCTCAACTCGAACTGCGGCCCGCTCCCCCGCGACGGGGGAGAGGGATAAAAACAGCCTCGCCGTGCTGCACTCGTCTTTCCGATCCCTCTCCCCCATTGGGGGAGAGGGCAGGGTGAGGGGGAGCGCCTGCTCACCCACAATCTAGTCTAGGGCCCTAGCTCACCCCGTCACCGCGCCCGCGACGATGGCCGCCTTGCCCTCGACGCGCTTCGCCGTCTCCGGCAAGCTACCGCGCTCGTACTCGGTACGCAAGGCCGCCGAGAAGAAGGGTCACTTGTCAGGAGCCGCAGAGGCAGGAGAGAATCACGCCCGTCGCATCATATTCCGACCGGAGCCGAGGCAAAGGGACATGAGAACTGGTGCGGAGTACCGAGAGGCCTTGCGAGATGGGCGCAGGGTCTATGTCATGGGCGAAGGCTTGATCGAGGACGTCACCGTGCATCCGGCCACCCGCGCCATGGTGGACGAGTACGTCGCCTGGTACGACCGCCACTTCGACCCCGCCTGGCAAGACATCGTCCTCGCGCCGCCCGACTCAGAGGGCAAGCGCGCGCCGTGGGCCTACGCGTTGCCGACGAGCGCCGCCGATCTACGCGCCATGGGTCGGTGCTACTCCGCCACCACCTTCCTGAGCGCCGGTAACATCACGCACACGCCGGCCTACGGCAACCTCATCGCGCTCGGCATCCTCGACGCCGTCCAGCAGCGGTTCGTCTCACGCGAGCAGATCGTCAACATCTCGGAATACCGCCGTCTGATCGGCCGGACCGGACGGTTCCTCACCTTCTC includes the following:
- a CDS encoding UvrD-helicase domain-containing protein; this translates as MRGTVAPETILASLNPVQRQAVQATKGPVLVLAGAGSGKTRVIAHRIAWLLGVEGIDPRHVLAVTFTNKAAGEMRRRVEDLVVPAGIRPPLIATFHSTCVRILRARAALVGLPPSFVIYDEDDRLTIVKEAMRELDMDERQTTPASVVHRISHAKNHMLAVEEVERLARTPREERMAQLYRVYEERLKAAGGVDFDDLLLLVVRLLETSREAREWYRTLWTHVLVDEYQDTNRAQYRIVQLLTEAHRNLCVVGDPDQSVYRWRGADLRNILDFEKDFPDCLVVPLEQNYRSTKRILDIASGVIAHNAARRDKRLWTENAEGDRAQVYRAWDENEEAGWVAQTIRSQHAAGADYRDVAVFYRTNAQSRVLEDALRRASIPYVIVGGVRFYERREVKDLLAYLRLVVNPLDDVAFRRAVAAPSRGIGKATLDRLAESARARGLSLLTASAAPSPDLTAKARRALEDFGKLIAKLGALRESLAVPALIDEVAALSGYRDMLKAERTAEAEARLENIEELVAASEEFMATRQAVQALAPDLEAGPVTLEAF
- the glmS gene encoding glutamine--fructose-6-phosphate transaminase (isomerizing); translated protein: MCGIVGYIGDKDAVGLIVDGLKRLEYRGYDSAGIAVLGAAGLEVRRAAGRIKVLEGILRERPVKGSIGIGHTRWATHGRPTDDNAHPHTDGSGTLVVVHNGIIENYLPIKERLAAEGHVFTSETDTEVIAHLIERHLHDTPRLDEAVRRALRELSGSYAIGVLSKQTPDRLVAAKHGAGSVVVGLGQGETLLASDIPALLAHTRDVVILEDGDVAVITRHGVEITDLAGAPVSRTPTRILWDPILAEKGGYRHFMLKEIYEQPRAVADTLRGRVSPEGGTVVLPDIGLDPEIVERLQRVVLVACGTSYHAALVGRFLIERLAGISAEVDLGSEYRYRDAVLGPETLVVALSQSGETADTLGAVKAAREKGAPIVGITNVVGSALARESTGLLYTHAGPEIGVASSKTFTVTLTACYLLALWLGRRRGAIPAEDGRKHIQGLLELPRLLERVLESEPAIAELARDLAGYKNFLFLGRGIHYPMALEGALKLKELSYLHAEGYPAGEMKHGPIALIDDGMPVVALAPRDGSYDRMMGTIEEVRAREGRVIALAHEGDREIVARVSRVLTVPVSAELLSPIIMAVPLQLLAYHLAVRLGRDVDQPRNLAKSVTVE
- the glmU gene encoding bifunctional UDP-N-acetylglucosamine diphosphorylase/glucosamine-1-phosphate N-acetyltransferase GlmU translates to MSVLTAVILAAGDSKRMRSKLPKALHRVSGRPLIDYPVRLGRALGAQVVLVIGRGASEVRATVGEAQDLVYVEQKERLGTGHAVLQTRGACGEGAVLVLPADQPLMSREMLQALVEHHGKTGAAATLLTAELPDPTGYGRVIREGGRPVGIVEDKDATPAQRAIHEIGTSVYCFDAKSLWSALGQVVPQNEQGEYYLTDVIGILARSGATIEAVKATDPRECLGINDRSQLAEVAAVLRRRTLDRLMAAGVTILDPSATYVDDTVTVGADTVIYPGVILEGATTIGAECTVATGCHVSASRIGDRVTLRPYCVLSEALVEAEAQLGPFCHLRPLSHVGVGARIGNFVELKKSRIGRGAKVPHLSYVGDATVGAGANVGAGAITCNYDGVHKHETVIGAGAFVGTNSSLVAPVTIGEGAYVGAGSVITKDVPPGALAVARGKQEIREGWATRKRQGKKSKAEGKA
- a CDS encoding RluA family pseudouridine synthase, whose amino-acid sequence is MTGAAARRVAATVERAEAGRRLDLWLAERLPDLSRTRIKALVDAGRIRVDDAPALKASRRLRPGERVEAEIPPPPPEEMVPEAIPLTIVFEDDHVLVVDKPAGMVTHPGAGARSGTLAAAALAHAPGLAGVGGPRRPGIVHRLDKGTSGLIALAKTPQAYDSLTAQLQRRTVSRRYLCLAYGVIRREDGVIDAPLTRDPKSRVRMAVAREGTGRRAVTRFHVLERFRTATFLECRLETGRTHQIRVHLASMGHPLLGDETYGGRRARSGETLPEELVRGLEGVALHAAGLSFLHPVTGELVELASPLPTRIVRILSHLRPR
- the lspA gene encoding signal peptidase II, yielding MKLVAALAGIVVILDQVAKWLALTRLPSGVPLPVIDGFFSLTLIMNPGLAFGMLSAVPPTWRWVVAVLSLGALGVLAALAVRLLPDGGKPAAIAMGLIFGGAAGNLIDRARFGAVVDFLDFYWRGWHWPAFNVADSAISVGVALLALRMLMTSPPRA